The following are from one region of the Shinella sp. PSBB067 genome:
- a CDS encoding sarcosine oxidase subunit delta, with the protein MLLIYCPYCEEERSELEFRHGGDAHIARPTDIADITDEAFEDYFFLRDNPKGLIFERWRHIHGCGRFFNAARDTVSDRFYMSYKAGEPKPDIPGVTPATEKTVETYEATEGTAK; encoded by the coding sequence ATGCTGCTGATCTACTGCCCCTACTGCGAGGAAGAGCGCTCGGAGCTCGAATTCCGCCACGGTGGCGATGCGCACATCGCCCGGCCGACCGACATCGCCGACATCACCGACGAGGCGTTCGAGGATTATTTCTTCCTGCGCGACAACCCGAAGGGCCTGATCTTCGAGCGCTGGCGCCATATCCATGGCTGCGGCCGCTTCTTCAATGCGGCGCGCGATACGGTCAGCGACAGGTTCTACATGAGCTACAAGGCCGGCGAGCCGAAGCCCGATATTCCGGGTGTCACGCCCGCCACCGAAAAGACCGTCGAAACCTATGAAGCCACGGAAGGAACCGCGAAATGA
- a CDS encoding recombinase family protein: MTKKIGYLRVSTVDQNPDRQIEGLRDLCDELHVETLSAVSRRRPVYEAVTAGLQAGDLLVIWDLDRAYRSARDALAELDALQQRGIHFHIAKLSIDTTTPTGRFLYTVMGGLAEFERLTLSQRTREGLLAARKRGSRLGRPPKLDDRQLRLARERLSHGETITALARTFGVAPWTMTRALRRGEACR; encoded by the coding sequence ATGACGAAGAAGATCGGTTATCTGCGGGTGAGCACGGTCGACCAGAATCCCGACCGGCAGATCGAAGGGCTGAGGGACCTCTGCGACGAGCTTCACGTCGAGACGCTCTCGGCGGTGAGCCGCCGCCGGCCGGTCTACGAGGCGGTCACCGCCGGCCTTCAGGCCGGCGACCTCCTCGTCATCTGGGACCTCGACCGCGCCTATCGCTCGGCGAGGGACGCGCTGGCCGAGCTGGACGCCCTCCAGCAGCGGGGCATCCACTTCCATATCGCCAAGCTCAGCATCGACACGACGACGCCGACCGGCCGTTTCCTCTACACGGTCATGGGCGGGCTGGCGGAATTCGAGCGGCTGACCCTGTCGCAGCGCACCCGCGAGGGGCTTCTTGCCGCCCGCAAGCGCGGCTCCCGCCTCGGCCGCCCGCCCAAGCTCGACGACCGGCAGCTCCGCCTCGCCCGCGAACGACTCAGCCACGGCGAAACCATCACCGCCCTCGCCCGCACCTTCGGCGTCGCCCCCTGGACGATGACCCGGGCATTGCGGCGGGGGGAAGCCTGCCGGTGA
- a CDS encoding tetratricopeptide repeat protein: protein MAAASTGFPTDRLSSSSVRIRRSLSAAVAAASLALVLAGCQSTATSTDVLKVERAQGSQENIASLSAVIAANPQDPEGYNVRGSAYGRAGEYRRAMDDFNRAIELNPRFYQAYANRALVQRSMGRQAEAASDYNTALQLNANYDVAYIGRGNLYRQAGRLDDAFRDFNRAIQLDTTDPRAYHNRGLIYQSRRQHDKAIEDFSKAISLSPNSAEPYNGRGISYAALGDDDNAFSDFNTAINLDGKLAESWANQALIYERRGDMAKAARSYSQALRLDPNYKPAKDGLARTRGAANTAKPA from the coding sequence ATGGCTGCAGCATCTACCGGGTTCCCGACCGATCGTCTCTCTTCCTCGTCCGTGCGCATTCGCCGCTCCCTGTCGGCCGCCGTCGCGGCCGCCTCGCTCGCCCTCGTGCTTGCCGGCTGCCAGTCGACCGCGACATCGACGGACGTCCTGAAGGTCGAGCGCGCGCAGGGTTCGCAGGAGAACATCGCATCGCTTTCGGCGGTGATCGCCGCAAACCCGCAGGATCCGGAAGGCTACAACGTGCGCGGTTCGGCCTATGGCCGCGCCGGCGAGTACCGCCGGGCGATGGACGACTTCAACCGCGCCATCGAGCTCAACCCGCGCTTCTACCAGGCCTACGCCAACCGCGCGCTCGTCCAGCGCAGCATGGGCCGGCAGGCGGAAGCGGCGTCCGACTACAACACCGCGCTCCAGCTCAACGCGAACTATGATGTCGCCTATATCGGCCGCGGCAATCTCTATCGCCAGGCCGGCCGTCTCGACGACGCCTTCCGCGACTTCAACCGCGCCATCCAGCTCGACACGACCGATCCGCGCGCCTATCACAACCGCGGCCTGATCTACCAGTCGCGCCGCCAGCACGACAAGGCCATCGAGGACTTCTCGAAGGCCATCTCGCTCTCACCGAACTCGGCCGAGCCCTATAACGGCCGCGGCATCTCCTACGCCGCGCTCGGCGACGACGACAACGCGTTTTCGGATTTCAACACCGCCATCAACCTTGACGGCAAGCTGGCCGAATCCTGGGCCAACCAGGCGCTCATCTACGAGCGCCGCGGCGACATGGCCAAGGCCGCCCGCTCCTATTCGCAGGCGCTTCGTCTCGACCCGAACTACAAGCCGGCCAAGGACGGCCTCGCCCGCACCCGCGGCGCGGCCAATACCGCAAAGCCCGCCTGA
- the rpsU gene encoding 30S ribosomal protein S21, with product MQVLVRDNNVDQALRALKKKMQREGIFREMKMRDYYEKPSQKRAREKAEAVRRVRKLARKRAQREGLIGGRPGAR from the coding sequence GTGCAGGTACTTGTCCGCGACAACAACGTTGATCAGGCTCTCCGCGCTCTCAAGAAGAAGATGCAGCGCGAAGGTATTTTCCGTGAAATGAAGATGCGCGACTATTACGAGAAGCCGTCGCAGAAGCGTGCGCGTGAAAAGGCCGAAGCCGTTCGTCGCGTTCGCAAGCTGGCCCGCAAGCGCGCCCAGCGCGAAGGCCTCATCGGCGGCCGTCCTGGCGCCCGCTGA
- a CDS encoding sarcosine oxidase subunit beta family protein, translating into MRKYSVFAVAREAMRGHKGWEAQWTSPEPRKEYDVIIVGGGGHGLGAAYYLAKEHGITNVAVIEKGWLGGGNTGRNTTIIRSNYLYDESMDIYEHSLKLWEGLSQDLNYNVMYSPRGVMMLSHNVHDKQSFQRHVHANRLYGIDNEWLTPQQAKDFVPVLDISATARYPINGAALQRRGGTARHDAVAWGYARAASDRGVHIIQNCEVKGIRRGPDGAVTGVETSKGFIGARKIAVSASGHNSVILSMADVKLPLHSVPLQALVSEPMKPIFPCVVMSNSVHAYISQSDKGELVIGAGTDQYNSYSQTGGLQIITHTLDAICELFPMFRRVKMMRQWGGITDNTPDRSAIQGVTPVPNLFVNCGWGTGGFKATPGSAHLFAHLIAKGEPHKLAAGLTLDRFRTGRLIDEAAAAAVAH; encoded by the coding sequence ATGCGCAAATATTCGGTTTTCGCCGTCGCCCGCGAGGCGATGCGCGGCCACAAGGGATGGGAGGCGCAGTGGACCTCGCCCGAGCCGCGCAAGGAATACGACGTGATCATCGTCGGCGGCGGCGGCCACGGCCTGGGCGCTGCCTACTATCTCGCCAAGGAGCACGGCATCACCAATGTGGCGGTGATCGAGAAGGGCTGGCTCGGCGGCGGCAATACCGGCCGCAACACGACCATCATCCGCTCGAACTATCTCTATGACGAGAGCATGGACATCTACGAGCACTCGCTGAAGCTCTGGGAAGGCCTCAGCCAGGACCTCAACTACAACGTCATGTATTCGCCGCGCGGCGTCATGATGCTGTCGCACAATGTGCACGACAAGCAGTCCTTCCAGCGGCACGTCCACGCCAACCGTCTCTACGGCATCGACAACGAATGGCTGACGCCGCAGCAGGCGAAGGACTTCGTGCCGGTCCTCGACATCTCCGCCACGGCCCGCTACCCGATCAACGGCGCGGCCCTCCAGCGCCGCGGCGGCACGGCCCGCCACGATGCCGTCGCCTGGGGCTATGCCCGCGCGGCGTCGGATCGCGGCGTGCACATCATCCAGAACTGTGAGGTCAAGGGCATCCGCCGCGGGCCTGACGGCGCGGTGACGGGCGTGGAGACCTCCAAGGGCTTCATCGGCGCCAGGAAGATCGCGGTTTCGGCCTCCGGCCACAACTCGGTCATCCTGTCGATGGCCGACGTGAAGCTGCCGCTGCATTCCGTGCCGCTGCAGGCGCTGGTTTCCGAGCCGATGAAGCCGATCTTCCCCTGCGTTGTCATGTCCAATTCGGTGCATGCCTATATCTCGCAGTCGGACAAGGGCGAACTCGTCATCGGCGCGGGCACGGACCAGTACAATTCCTACTCCCAGACCGGCGGCCTCCAGATCATCACGCATACGCTGGATGCCATCTGCGAGCTCTTCCCGATGTTCCGCCGCGTCAAGATGATGCGCCAGTGGGGCGGCATCACCGACAACACGCCGGACCGCTCGGCGATCCAGGGCGTGACGCCGGTTCCGAACCTCTTCGTCAATTGCGGCTGGGGTACCGGCGGCTTCAAGGCGACGCCGGGTTCGGCCCATCTCTTCGCCCATCTCATCGCGAAGGGCGAGCCGCACAAGCTGGCGGCCGGCCTGACGCTCGACCGCTTCCGCACCGGCCGCCTCATCGACGAGGCGGCGGCGGCGGCCGTCGCCCACTGA